One segment of Dermochelys coriacea isolate rDerCor1 chromosome 5, rDerCor1.pri.v4, whole genome shotgun sequence DNA contains the following:
- the LOC119856054 gene encoding programmed cell death 1 ligand 2-like, whose product MFRILPILILEVQLYLIRAFFTVEVPQLQYIAEYGSNVTMECRFPVDGQLNLKDLSVSWEQKGLKEQKPKEVYTLQKGEEDLKSQHRDYRGRATLLRDKLNLGYSVLQITSIKLMDAGSYLCLIDYRGADYKYITLEVKASYMRINVQIMSEPAEEKLVLTCQSEGFPLAEVFWQNEKNLKVNVSVNTTYTLTTDGLYNVTSMLTFKPNASGNYSCTFWTKELNEETSYIFTLAQQTSVVGKKSLNLFIIPTCVIAVVIISALIIFLKRKSFTKLHAKKDKKRKCPQLQKEDNRHLNPEIQDLIMTNVTDSRNFTDVCT is encoded by the exons ATGTTCAGAATCCTGCCAATCCTGATACTGGAAGTGCAGCTGTACTTGATAAGAG cttttttcacagttgAAGTTCCTCAACTACAGTACATTGCAGAATATGGAAGCAACGTGACCATGGAATGCAGGTTTCCAGTGGATGGCCAGTTAAATCTTAAAGACTTAAGTGTCAGTTGGGAGCAAAAAGGGTTAAAAGAGCAAAAACCAAAAGAAGTTTACACTCTTCAAAAGGGGGAGGAAGATCTTAAATCCCAGCACAGAGACTATAGGGGAAGAGCAACACTGTTACGTGACAAATTGAATTTGGGATATTCAGTGCTTCAAATTACCAGCATAAAGCTGATGGACGCAGGGTCTTACCTCTGTCTCATTGATTACAGAGGAGCTGATTACAAGTACATTACTTTGGAAGTAAAAG CATCTTACATGAGAATAAATGTCCAAATAATGAGTgaacctgcagaagagaagtTGGTTTTAACTTGCCAGTCAGAAGGGTTTCCTCTAGCTGAAGTGTTCTGGCAAAATGAGAAGAATCTTAAAGTCAACGTATCTGTAAATACCACCTACACATTGACCACAGATGGACTATACAATGTAACTAGTATGCTGACATTCAAGCCAAATGCTAGTGGAAACTACAGCTGCACATTCTGGACTAAAGAACTTAATGAAGAAACTTCTTACATTTTCACTTTAG ctcaACAAACATCAGTTGttggaaaaaaatctctgaatttaTTTATCATCCCAACCTGTGTAATAGCAGTTGTTATCATATCCGCATTAATTATCTTTCTAAAGAGAAAATCATTCACAAAGCTCCATGCCAAAAAAG acaaaaaaagaaaatgtcccCAGTTACAGAAAGAAGACAACA